The DNA segment CCTTCTTGTCGCGTTCTCCGACCGCGCGCAGGGGCTCCGCGAGGATGTCGAAGACCGTCATGCGGGGGTCGAGCGCGCCCATCGGGTCCTGGAAGACCATCTGGATGTTGCGGCGCACCTCGCTGACGTCCTGCTTGCGCCGGAGGTCGGCCGTGTCATGGCCGCAGACCGAAATGCTGCCCTGCTCCGGGGGCTTGAGCCCCATGATCTCCAGCAGGGTGGTCGTCTTGCCGCACCCCGACTCGCCGACCAGGCCCAGCGTCTCGCCCTCGCGGATGTCCAGGTCGATGCCGTTGACGGCGAAGACCGTGCCCACCTTGCGCTTGAGCAGGCCGCCCTTGGTCAGCGGGAAGGTCTTGGTGACTCCGGAGAGCTCCAGGACCTTCGGCCGCTCCTCGCGGGGGGTCTCCGCGACGCGGTCCTCCCGTTCGGCCGGGAGGGGGAAGATCGGCTCGCCGCCGATGGCGCCGTCCTCGATCTCCGCGGCGCGCCGGCAGGCGGTGGAGTGTCCCGTGGCGGCGTCGCTCCCGCCGATGGCCAGCAGCGGCGGCTCGGCCTCCCGGCACGCGTCCTCGACCGCGGGGCAGCGCGCCGCGAAGGGGCAGGCGTCGGGCAGGTCCACCAGCAGCGGCGGAGTTCCCGGCACCGGGGTCAGGGCTTCCCGGTCCCGGTCGTCCAGGCGGGGGATCGCACCCATGAGGCCGATGGTGTACGGCATCCGGGGCTGTGCGAAGAGATCGTCGACCGAGGCGTGCTCGACCGGGCGCCCGGCGTACATCACCATGACGTCGTCGGCGGAGCCGGCCACGACCCCGAGGTCGTGGGTGATCATGATGACCGCGGCGCCGGTCTCGCGCTGGGCCGTCTTGAGGACGTCGAGGATCTGCGCCTGCACGGTGACGTCCAGGGCGGTCGTCGGCTCGTCGGCGATGATCAGGTCGGGGTTGTTCGCGATCGCCATGGCGATCACGGCCCGCTGCCGCATACCGCCCGAGAACTCGTGCGGGAAGCCCTTGGCGCGGCGGTCGGGGTTGGGGATGCCGACCAGGTCCAGCAGTTCCACGGCCCGCTTCCAGGCAGCCGCGGACGAGAGGTCCTGGTGGATCTGGAGGGACTCGACGATCTGGGCCCCGATGCTGAAGATCGGGGTGAGCGACGAGAGCGGGTCCTGGAAGATCATGCCGATCTGCTGACCGCGGACCTTGGACATCCGGCGGTCGTCCAGGTCGAGGAGGTTCTTCCCGTCGAGCATGATCTCGCCGGTGACCGAGGCGTACTCGGGGAGCAGCCCCATGACGGCCATCGACGTGACGGACTTGCCCGAACCGGACTCGCCCACGATGCCGAGGGTCTTGCCGCGGTGCAGGTCGAAGGAGACACCGCGTACGGCGTCGACCCGGCCGGCTTCCGAGGGGAAGGCCACCTTGAGGTCACGGACGGACAGCAGGGCCTGCTGGGTTCCGGGCTCGGTCGTGACAGTGCGCTGCTCGATCATGCGCGGCCTCCGGACTGCGAGGTGGGGTCCAGGGCGTCGCGCAGACCGTCACCGATGAGAGCCATGGCCACGGTGAGCAGGACGACCAGGATCGCCGGCATGTAGAAGAGCCAGGGGGCGGTGGACAGGGTGTTCTGCCCGTCGGCCAGCATGGAACCGAGGGACACGTCGGGCTGCTTGACGCCGAACCCGATGAAGGAGAGGGCCGTTTCGGACTGCACGGTCGAGGCGACACCGAGGGTGAACGTCACGATCAGCAGGGAGCCGATGTTGGGCACCAGGTGGCGGATGATGGTCCGGAGCGGGCTGACGCCCATGAAGCGGGCCGCCATCACGTACTCGCGTTCCCGGAGGGACGTGGCCAGGGACCAGATCACCCGGGCGGTCAGCATCCAGCCGAACAGGGTGAGCACCACGACCAGGACCTGCCAGTCACCGCGGTAGTGCGTACCGACCAGCGCGATGATGAGGAACGAGGGCAGGATGAGCAGGAAGTGGACGAAGCCGAGCATCGCCCGCTCGATCTTGCCGCCGAAGTAGGCGGCGGTGGTGCCGAACAGACCGGCGATGGCGGTGGTCATCAGCGACACCGTCACGGCGATGATCAGCGACCTGCCGAGGCCGTGCACCAGCTGGGCGTAGACGTCGTTGCCCGCTCCGTTGGTGCCCAGGATGTGGCCGCCGACGCCGGGGCCGACGGTCAGAGCGGTGAAGTCCGCCTCCTCGTGGTTCCAGTCGGTCAGGAACCGGCCGAACACGGAGAAGAGGACGAGCAGGACGAACAGGATGAGGCCGGCGAGCGCGGACTTGTTGCGCGCGAAGCGGCGCATGTAGAGCTTGCTCGGCGAGAGGCGCTTGCCGCCGGTCGTGCCGGGCTCCAGCGCTTCGGGGGCCTCCGGAGCCTCTTCGGGGACGGTTCCGGCGCCTGGCATGTTGATGGCCATGTCAGCTCACCCTGATCCTGGGGTCGAGGGCCACGACGACGAGGTCGGCCAGGATCGCGCCGATGGCCGTCATCAGGGCACCGAAGGCCGCCACGGCTACGGCACCGTGCACGTCGTTCGTGCCGATGGTCTTGGTGAAGTACTCACCCATGCCGTGCCACGCGAAGACGGTTTCCGTGATGACCGCGCCGGTGAACAGTGCGGGCATCGCGAAGGCGACCTGGGTGGCGACGGGAATGATCGAGGTCCGCAGTCCGTGCCGGTAGATCGCCTGCTTGCGGGTCAGCCCCTTCGACCGTGCGGTGCGCACGTAGTCGGAGTTGATGTGGTCCAGCAGCAACGAGCGCTGCAACAGGTGATATCCGGCGTACGAGATGAACGTCAGGGAAATCGTGGGGAGAATCGCATGCATCACCCTCGATCCCAGGACGGGCCAGAACCCGGTGACATCGGGGCTCTGCGCTCCGGCGACGGGCAGCAGCGTGTTGCCGAGCGACTGGTTGAGCCAGATGGCGAGGAGGACCACGCCGAGCGAGGCCACGGCGGAGGGCGTGTTGAAGGAGATCACGGAGATGCCCTGCCACACCCGGTCGCCGGCCTTGTACTGGCGCGAGGCGGTGTAGACGCCCAGCCCGACGCCGATGACGATGGAGAGGATCGTCGAGGCGATGACCAACTGGCCACTGACGAAGATCCGGTAGGCGACCTGGTCGTTGACGCTGCCCCCGGTCGGGGACTGACCCCAGTCGAAGTGGGTCACGATCTGGGAGATCCAGTGCCACCACCGATCCATGATCGGTTTGTCCGGATTCAGATTGTAAAGCGACAGTGATTGGTTGATCTGGGCTGGAGTTCGAGGCGGTCGCAACGCGGTGTAGTTCGACGCAGGCTTCAGGAATGCATTCGCCAGGAAATACGTCAGATTGGTTGCGACAGCGATCATCAAAAACCAGCCGACTGCTTTGCGGGCAACGTAACGCAGCACTGTGAGCCGGCCTTTCTATGAAACGTGGGCCCGCAGATCCGGTAGGTGAACTGGACGCTTGGCCGCGTTGACCGGGCACCGGGTTGCGAGCGCTCGGACAGGACGTGCGGACTCTCGAGGTCAGAAAATGGTTGGTGCGAGGGCACCTCGATGTAGGAGTCTGTGGTGGGCAGATGGTGCCGCACGGGTGCGTGGGGCCGAGGTGAGCCGTGTGCCAGGCATGGGGCGACAACCTTGCATCGGAATGAGTCGATTCGTGGCGGCTGCCCGATTCGACAGTGCCTGTGCTGACGATTCCAAGTGCCCGTGATCACGTCAAGGCTGGTCAGGTCGCGATCCGGTTAAGCGAATCCGCATATCGGTCATTCGTGACGTAAAATCTTGGTGTCGGGACGGGTATGCGAGGTTGGCGCGTTACCGAACAGTAAAAAGTGGTAAAGGGATCTCATGTGATCATGTTGGACATGTGTGCCCTTTTGGTCCGCCGGGGCCGGCTCCCGGCGTAGCCGTCTGCGGTGTCAGTGGTGGAGCTTGGCCACGAACGCGTGGAGGTTGGTGACGGTACGGGCGATCTGTTCCTCCGTCGTGAGGCTCTCCTTGAAGCGGGCGCCGGAGGCCGGCGTCTTCTTCCCGCGTACGTATAGCGAACAGGCCAGGTCGGTGCAGATGTACAGACCGACCGAATTGCCCTCGCGGCCGGCGGGGCCGGTCTTGCGGGCGGTCATCAGCGAGACCCCGTTGCCCGGATGCGTGGTCAGGCAGAGCGAGCACATGCTGCGGTGCAGGAAGCCGCGCTGCTGGGACGGGAAGCGCAGCGAGATCCCGGTCAGTTCGCCCTCGTGCTCGCAGACGATGTAGCTGCGTCCCGGAGCGGACAGGTCGCGCCAACCGAGGAAGTCGAGGTCGTCCCAGGGCAGTTCCTCCCAGTTCCTGGGCATGGGCAGCCGCTTGGCTTCCCCCTTGGAGCAATTCACGAACGATGAGCGGATGTCCTGCTCGGTCACGGCCTTCATGCCGCGAAGCTAACGCTGCCTATGAGCCCTAGGCAAATGATTAATTCGATTAGGGCATCGCCTGGGCGTCATCGGCCGCGAGAAGGAGCCGGTGCACGGGCGGGTGCGGGATGGCGAGGTCCGGCCGCCAGGTCGCGAGGATCTGCGCCGAGGGGTCGAAGAGCGGCGCCGGCAGCGCGTCCGGCGCGGTCCACTCCCAGGTGCGGATCAGATGCGGCTCGGTGACCCGGGGGGTGGCGGAGTCCACGTCCACGAGGGCGGCCATCGTCACCCGGTTGATCCCGGCGACGGCGTCGTGCAGCATCGCGAACACGGCGATCCGGTCCTCGGGAACGTCGAGACCGGTCTCCTCGCGCAGTTCGCGCACGGCCGCCGCCGCGACGGACTCGGGCAGCGGATCGACCTTGCCGCCGGGCAGTTCCCAGGTGCCGCTGTGATGCAGGCCGAGCAGCACCCGGCCGCGTGCGTCCCGCACGATCACGCCGACGCCCAACGCGGCCTGCGCCTGCGGCGGACGGGTGTTGCGGGAGGGGGCGGAGGTGTTCTCGACGTCCATGGAGCTCTCCTCACGGGGCGGCCGGGTCCGTCGAGCCTAGGCCGTCGGCGGTGCGCGTCGCGGGGAGGACGCCCCGGCCCCGTGCTCACACCGCCAGTCGCAGCGCGGTCTCCGCGACGCCCAGGCGCACGCTCTGCCCCCAGGTCAGCTCCAGCGCGTCCGCCTCCATCCCGTCGCCGAACACCACCAGCCGGTCCGACTCCGCGGTCAGCCGCAGCGCCTCACCGGGGCCCAGCTCGCCCGCCGTGAACGAGGTGCCGGTCGACGGCGAGGGCCATGCCTCGCGGACGAACCAGAGCAGCCGGGGATCGGCCGGTCCCGGCAGTGCGAGGGCGCTGCCGCGCTCCTGCCACAGCGA comes from the Streptomyces sp. NBC_00525 genome and includes:
- a CDS encoding ABC transporter ATP-binding protein, producing the protein MIEQRTVTTEPGTQQALLSVRDLKVAFPSEAGRVDAVRGVSFDLHRGKTLGIVGESGSGKSVTSMAVMGLLPEYASVTGEIMLDGKNLLDLDDRRMSKVRGQQIGMIFQDPLSSLTPIFSIGAQIVESLQIHQDLSSAAAWKRAVELLDLVGIPNPDRRAKGFPHEFSGGMRQRAVIAMAIANNPDLIIADEPTTALDVTVQAQILDVLKTAQRETGAAVIMITHDLGVVAGSADDVMVMYAGRPVEHASVDDLFAQPRMPYTIGLMGAIPRLDDRDREALTPVPGTPPLLVDLPDACPFAARCPAVEDACREAEPPLLAIGGSDAATGHSTACRRAAEIEDGAIGGEPIFPLPAEREDRVAETPREERPKVLELSGVTKTFPLTKGGLLKRKVGTVFAVNGIDLDIREGETLGLVGESGCGKTTTLLEIMGLKPPEQGSISVCGHDTADLRRKQDVSEVRRNIQMVFQDPMGALDPRMTVFDILAEPLRAVGERDKKVLTAKVAELMELVGLDPEHRDRFPSAFSGGQRQRIGIARALSTKPRLLVLDEPVSALDVSVQAGVINLLNDLKTELGLSYLFVAHDLSVVCHISDRVAVMYLGRIVEIGSTDSVFDNPRHPYTKALLSAIPLPDPVAERTRERVLLEGDLPSPTDEQPGCRFVSRCPLHTTLSESQKEQCRGVTPLLTERGDPDHRDACHFAGTSTSANK
- a CDS encoding ABC transporter permease, translated to MAINMPGAGTVPEEAPEAPEALEPGTTGGKRLSPSKLYMRRFARNKSALAGLILFVLLVLFSVFGRFLTDWNHEEADFTALTVGPGVGGHILGTNGAGNDVYAQLVHGLGRSLIIAVTVSLMTTAIAGLFGTTAAYFGGKIERAMLGFVHFLLILPSFLIIALVGTHYRGDWQVLVVVLTLFGWMLTARVIWSLATSLREREYVMAARFMGVSPLRTIIRHLVPNIGSLLIVTFTLGVASTVQSETALSFIGFGVKQPDVSLGSMLADGQNTLSTAPWLFYMPAILVVLLTVAMALIGDGLRDALDPTSQSGGRA
- a CDS encoding ABC transporter permease, whose protein sequence is MDRWWHWISQIVTHFDWGQSPTGGSVNDQVAYRIFVSGQLVIASTILSIVIGVGLGVYTASRQYKAGDRVWQGISVISFNTPSAVASLGVVLLAIWLNQSLGNTLLPVAGAQSPDVTGFWPVLGSRVMHAILPTISLTFISYAGYHLLQRSLLLDHINSDYVRTARSKGLTRKQAIYRHGLRTSIIPVATQVAFAMPALFTGAVITETVFAWHGMGEYFTKTIGTNDVHGAVAVAAFGALMTAIGAILADLVVVALDPRIRVS
- a CDS encoding FBP domain-containing protein, which encodes MKAVTEQDIRSSFVNCSKGEAKRLPMPRNWEELPWDDLDFLGWRDLSAPGRSYIVCEHEGELTGISLRFPSQQRGFLHRSMCSLCLTTHPGNGVSLMTARKTGPAGREGNSVGLYICTDLACSLYVRGKKTPASGARFKESLTTEEQIARTVTNLHAFVAKLHH
- a CDS encoding nucleotide triphosphate diphosphatase NUDT15, which codes for MDVENTSAPSRNTRPPQAQAALGVGVIVRDARGRVLLGLHHSGTWELPGGKVDPLPESVAAAAVRELREETGLDVPEDRIAVFAMLHDAVAGINRVTMAALVDVDSATPRVTEPHLIRTWEWTAPDALPAPLFDPSAQILATWRPDLAIPHPPVHRLLLAADDAQAMP